The Kitasatospora sp. NBC_00374 genome has a segment encoding these proteins:
- a CDS encoding GlsB/YeaQ/YmgE family stress response membrane protein, producing the protein MGIVSWIILGLVAGAIAKFLLPGKDPGGVIVTTLIGIAGSFVGGWLSSKILDKPISKNFFDLPTWGSAIVGALVLLIAYRLVFGKSRD; encoded by the coding sequence ATGGGCATAGTCAGCTGGATCATCCTCGGCCTGGTCGCCGGGGCCATCGCGAAGTTCCTGCTGCCCGGCAAGGACCCGGGCGGCGTGATCGTCACCACCCTGATCGGTATCGCCGGCTCGTTCGTGGGCGGCTGGCTCTCCTCGAAGATCCTGGACAAGCCGATCTCCAAGAACTTCTTCGACCTCCCCACCTGGGGATCCGCGATCGTCGGCGCCCTGGTGCTGCTGATCGCCTATCGGCTCGTCTTCGGGAAGTCGCGCGACTGA
- a CDS encoding DUF2199 domain-containing protein has translation MPAAHHHACSCCAEPQDGPPLSYGSPAPVGWKRRYAWRRDSELTADQCVVKGRHFYVHGLIEIPVLDTGDTFSWGVWVSLSEANFGRTCDLWEDPAREQEPPYFGWLSTELPGYGQSTLLLKAHVRTRAVGVRPLIELEPTDHPLAVEQREGVTAARLGELAELLLPG, from the coding sequence ATGCCTGCCGCCCACCACCACGCCTGTTCCTGCTGCGCCGAGCCGCAGGACGGCCCGCCGCTGTCGTACGGCTCCCCCGCCCCGGTGGGCTGGAAGCGCCGCTACGCGTGGCGCCGCGACAGTGAGCTGACCGCCGACCAGTGCGTCGTCAAGGGCCGGCACTTCTACGTCCACGGCCTGATCGAGATCCCGGTCCTGGACACCGGCGACACGTTCTCCTGGGGCGTCTGGGTCTCACTGAGCGAGGCCAACTTCGGTCGGACCTGCGACCTGTGGGAGGACCCGGCACGTGAGCAGGAGCCCCCGTACTTCGGCTGGCTCTCGACCGAACTGCCGGGCTACGGGCAGTCGACCCTCCTGCTCAAGGCGCACGTCCGCACCCGGGCGGTCGGGGTGCGCCCCCTGATCGAGCTGGAGCCCACCGACCATCCGCTCGCGGTCGAGCAGCGCGAGGGCGTCACCGCCGCGCGGCTGGGCGAACTCGCGGAGCTGCTGCTGCCCGGCTGA
- a CDS encoding ADP-ribosylglycohydrolase family protein, whose product MAAPTPALDSLQGLALGDAFGDRWFSPRVDEAAAEYRARIPRRAPWHWTDDTAMALTLFRHLADHGEVRQDELAAAFAAEYTANPGRKYGPSMHQVLRRIHQGADWREVTSSVFGGQGSHGNGAAMRVAPLGAWFAADPDAAAGQAELAALTTHFNPEAVAGAVAVALAAAFAARSRGGPAPDRVELLTRVADLLPAGDVRSGLRTAARFPAGTSVRHAAVVLGSGSRMSAQDTVPFALWCAAGQLDSLPETIWQTLGGWGDMDTTCAIAAGVTAARTGLAEVPAAWLAAREELPGLPPPR is encoded by the coding sequence ATGGCGGCCCCGACCCCCGCGCTCGACAGTCTCCAGGGCCTCGCCCTCGGCGACGCCTTCGGCGACCGCTGGTTCTCCCCGCGCGTGGACGAGGCCGCCGCCGAGTACCGGGCCCGGATCCCGCGCAGGGCGCCCTGGCACTGGACCGACGACACCGCCATGGCCCTGACGCTCTTCCGGCACCTGGCCGACCACGGCGAGGTCCGGCAGGACGAACTGGCGGCCGCGTTCGCCGCCGAGTACACGGCCAACCCGGGCCGCAAGTACGGCCCGTCGATGCACCAGGTGCTGCGGCGGATCCACCAGGGCGCCGACTGGCGCGAGGTGACCTCCTCGGTGTTCGGCGGCCAGGGTTCGCACGGCAACGGCGCGGCGATGCGGGTCGCTCCGCTCGGCGCCTGGTTCGCGGCCGATCCGGACGCCGCCGCCGGGCAGGCCGAACTGGCCGCCCTGACCACGCACTTCAACCCCGAGGCGGTGGCCGGCGCGGTCGCCGTCGCGCTGGCGGCCGCGTTCGCCGCCCGCAGCCGGGGCGGTCCCGCCCCCGACCGGGTGGAGCTGCTCACCCGGGTCGCCGACCTGCTGCCGGCCGGCGATGTCCGCTCGGGCCTGCGGACGGCGGCCCGGTTCCCGGCCGGGACGTCCGTGCGGCATGCGGCCGTGGTGCTCGGTTCGGGCTCACGGATGTCCGCGCAGGACACCGTGCCGTTCGCCCTGTGGTGCGCCGCAGGGCAGTTGGACTCACTGCCCGAGACCATCTGGCAGACCCTCGGCGGCTGGGGCGACATGGACACCACCTGCGCCATCGCCGCCGGCGTCACCGCCGCCCGGACGGGGCTCGCCGAGGTGCCGGCCGCCTGGCTCGCCGCCCGCGAGGAGCTGCCGGGCCTGCCGCCGCCCCGCTGA